The Odocoileus virginianus isolate 20LAN1187 ecotype Illinois chromosome 2, Ovbor_1.2, whole genome shotgun sequence genomic interval AGAATACAGCAGCAACGTGCCCGTGTGGTCCCTGCGCCTGCTGCCGGCCCTCTCGGGGGCCCTGTCGGTGCCCATGGCCTATGAGATCGTGTGGGAGCTCGGCTTCTCTCACTGTGCCGCCACGGGGGCCGCTCTGCTGATGCTGATCGGTGAGGCCCAGGTGTCTGCCTGCTCCGGGGGGGCCAGGTCGACCCCAGTGCTGACCTCTGTCTGCGTCTCTGTGGCCCAGGAGGGCTCAAGGTTTAGTGGATGTGCCCCCTCCCATGTCTGCTACTCGCAAGACAGAAGGAAGCACATCTAGGGTGTCCAGATCAGACTCTGGGAGTCACCCCACTCTCAGGCCGGGGGTTGTTCATAGGACTGTGTTCAGACTGTGATATTGTGGAGGGGCAGCCAACATGTAGCGGGGTTGCCCAAATGATGCTCCTATGtatgcgccccccaccccctgaccATCACCCCTGGTAACCCAGTCTGTCCTTGAATGAGAACCTTCTCTGCCCCCCTACCCACCTTGACCAGTGGAGACGAGATTCAGGAATGAGTGGGTATACCTCAGAGGGGACTCTCTCAGCCCAGGTCTGTGAACAAATGAAGTTTAAGTCAGATGAAAATAAaccaaattcatgtctgttgagtgaCAGCCCTAACTGGGGCCCGTGCCCACAGAGTATTAGAACGTCCAGGCACCCTGCAGAGTTGGTATTTCTCCTACAGGTGAGGAAAATGAAGGTTCAGGAAGGGCCAGTAATTTCCAGCCAGGTCGAGCGCCCACTGCCCACCTCCACACTCTGGGACGTTTGGCAAGGACCATTTTTTGTGGACATTCACCATTGTTCCCCGACACCTGATGCCCGTGTCCTTTTCCCAACAGAGAATGCCCTCATCACTCAGTCAAGGTTAATGCTTTTGGAATCAGTGCTGATATTTTTCAATCTGTTGGCCGTGCTATCTTACCTGAAGTTCTCCAACTCCCAGAAACACAGGTATGGAGAATGAGACAGAGGAGTCCAGGGGCTTGTCCACCTGAGCAGGTCTGACACCTTTCCACAGGGGACAGCTGCCCCAGGCACCTCCACTGGCTCTTGGCTCCTGACTTCATAAATAATTCTCATCTCTCTATAATGTAAACTAAATGGAAACATCTGACCCAAATGAGAAGTTGTATCAGGAGGACTGCTCTTTGGGGAGATGAGAAATCTTTCCCTTGTACCCGGAGCTTGGTGCAGACAGCTGAGATCTCTGCGGCCGTGCCTTCTCTGGCACGTTTCGGGGGAAACGTTCCGAGGCCTCAGCTCTGCTTCTGTGCTTTGCTCCAGGCCCTTCTCCCCGAGATGGTGGTTTTGGTTGGTGCTGACGGGCGTGGCCTGCTCCTGTGCAGTTGGGTGAGTCTGGTGCACTGGGTCTGGGGCGGCAGCCACACCCCCCATGTGTGTCTTGTCTTGACTTCCCCTTCACCCTGTGTCTTTAGCATCAAGTACGTGGGTGTGTTCACATACTTGCTGGTGCTTGGGGTTGCCGCTGTCCATGCCTGGCACCTGATAGGAGACCAGACGCTGTCAAACGTAGGTGCTGATGCCAAGGGGTGGAGCGGGgctggcctgggggcagggctggtgggGATCAAGGGTGTAGGTCTGGGGTCGGAGTTAGGCTGATCCTGGGGGcgcaggaggcagggctggggtgggggtggaactGAGGGCAGGGCAGAGATGTGGGGTCTGGGGTGAGGTGGGGCTGGCCGTCGGGGGACGGGGAGCAAGATGAGAACCCTGACAGGCTGACTGGCCTGGGCCCACCGTCACCCGGGTCGGGTGACGTCCGCTCCGTCCTCTGGCAGGTCCGTGTGCTCTGCCACCTGCTCGCCCGAGCGGCGGCCCTGGTGGCGCTCCCGGTCCTTGTGTACCTGCTCTTCTTCTACGCCCACCTGCTGCTGCTCTACCGCTCCGGGCCCCACGACCAGGTCATGTCCAGTGCCTTCCAGGCCAGCTTGGAGGTAAAAGTGCTGTCCCAGAAAGGAGGCCACACTAGACTCGGGGTTTTCTTAACGTAAACCACCCCAGGTGAGCATCAGAGGGCAAACCAAATCGGGGAAGTGAGGCATGTCTTCACGCTCTCTACACTAATTCTGAACGTGCTAGTGGCGTGGGAAGGGACAAGGGGTCCGCTCTCCGCAGTGTGACCTGCGGGCAGGTGCCAGGCTGCACAGGACAGACATATTTCTGGTGTTAATGCAACTcactttgcaaaaataaaaacaggctcCAAATGAGGTGTCAGGAATGTAGAGCCTGAAGTCGGCGGACCTGCTCTTAAGGGCCGGCTCTGCTGACAGCAAATTCTCTGAGTATTTGGGCAGATTTCTTAACTTACCCATGTCTTGAGTTAGTCAGATGTAATTGTTATCACGGGCTACAGGTAAGAAGTAAATGAGGACGAGTGCGGggagttccctggaggtccagtggttaggactctgcacttcgaCTGCCAaagcctgggttcaacccttggtcggggaactaagatcctgcataccacatgGCATGGCCCCAAAATAAAATGAGGACAAGCACGGGAGGGTGAGGCGAGCGCCTCCCCAGTGGCCGCCTCCAGTCGCTGGTAACGTGTGACGCGCCAGGATTATGTCACATGTGACCATAGCTGATGGTGTGACTacggcctggatgggaggggctgtCAGAGGGGCTGGCTCGGGTGTCACATgtgtgctctctctctccctcactggcCACCCCTGTGCTCCCGTCTCAGGGTGGGCTGGCAAGGGTCACGCAAGGTCAGCCTCTGGAAGTGGCCTTCGGTTCCCAGGTCACCCTGAAGAACGTCTTTGGCCAACCCGTGCCCTGCTGGCTTCACTCTCACCAGAGCACCTACCCTATGATGTAAGTAAGGAAAGTCATGTTTTCAATCCAGAGGTTATAAcatgtttttgggtttttttttttccacatttttgctGTTACCAGCTTTCATTCCATGTGAAGGAGCTTCTGAGATTGAAAGAAATGGAGCGgtgatttctctggtggtccagtggctgagactccacactcctaatgcagggggcctgggttcaatccctggtcagggaactggacccAACATGGCGCAACTTAGATGGAAGATCCCTCAAgctacagctaagacccagcacagccaaacaaataatcaataaataagataaaccttttaaaaaaaaaaaagaaatagagctcTCAGAACCTGGTGTCATTGAGTCTCGTTATATACCATCGCTGGAGGGACCAGCCCCTCTGGGATGGAAACATATCTGACACCTCGCTGGGTGGCATCTGTAGGGACCTTGGGGGGAGGTCGTGGGCCCCTGACTCCCCACCCGCAGTTGCACCCTCTTCTTGCAGATATGAGAACGGCCGTGGCAGCTCCCACCAGCAGCAGGTGACCTGCTACCCCTTCAAGGACGTCAACAACTGGTGGATTGTCAAGGACCCCGGGAGGTGAGTACAGGTCGGGGGACAGCCTGGCCTCAGTCCCTGGCCTCCTCATAGCTTCGGGACCAGCTCTGTGCCAAGAAGCCCACGGTCAGGGACATAGCAGTGTTCTTAGCAAGTACagtacagttcaattcagtcgctcagtcatgtccgactctttgcgaccccatggactgcagcacgccaagccttcctgtccattaccaactcctggagtttactcaaattcatgtccattgagtcagtgatgccatccaaccatctcatcctctgtcgtccccttctcctcctgccctcaatctttcctagcatcagggtcttttcaaatgagtcagctcttcacatcaggtggccaaagtattggagtttcagcttcaacatcagtccttccaatgaatacccaggactgatctcctttaggatggactggttggatctccttgcagtccaagggactctcaagagtcttctccagcaccacatttgaaagcatcaattctttggccttcagctttctttatagtccaactgtcacatccatacatgactattggaaaaaccatagccttgactagacagacctttgttggcaaagtaatggctttttaatatgctgtctaggttggtcataatttttcttttcttccaaggagtaagtgtcttttaatttcatgtagtcaccatctgcagtgatttgggagcccaaaaaagaaaaatctgccactgtttccactgtttccccatctatttgccataaagtaatgggactggatgccatgatcttagttttctgaatgttgaactttaagccagctttctcactctcctctttcactttcatcaagaggctctttagttcttcactttctgccattaaggttggtgtcatctgcatatctgaggttattgatatttctcccagcaatcttgattccagcttgtgcttcatccagcccagcatttctcgtgatgtgctctgcatataagttgaataagcagggtgacaatatacagccttgacgtactccttttcctatttggaaccagtctgttgttcatgtccagttctaactgttgcttcctgacctgcatacagatttctcaagaggcaggtcaggtggtctggtattcatcCCCATATCGTTCAGAATTTTctacactttgttgtgatccacacagtcaaaggctttggcatagtcaataacgcagaagtagatgtttttctggaactcttgctttttcagtgatccagtggatgttggcaatttgatctctgattcctctgccttttctaaaaccagcttgaacatctgaaagtttatGGTCCacgtgttgttgaagcctggtttggagaattttgagcgttactttactagcatgtgagatgagtgcaattgtgcagtagtttgagcattctttggcattgcctttcttagggattggaatgaaaactgaccttttccagtcctgtggccactgctgagttttccagatttgctggcatattgagtgcagcacactcacagcatcatcttttattatttgaaatggctcagctgaaattccatcacttccactagctttgttcgtagtgatgtttcctaaggcccacttgacttcacattccaggatgtccggctctaggtgaatgatcacaccattgtgattatctgggtcatgaagatcatttttctgttgttcttctgtgtattcttgacacctcttcttaatatcttctgcttctgttaggtccataccatttctgtcctttattgagcccatctttgcatgaaacgttcccttggtatctctaattttcttgaagagatctctagcctttcccattctattgttttcctctatttctttgcattgatcactgaggaaggctttcttagctctccttgctattctttggaattctgaattcaaatgggtatatctttccttttctcctttgcttttcacttctcttcttttcacaactatttgtaaggcctcctcagatagccattttgcattgctttttcttggggatggtcttgatcagtctcctgtataatgtcatgaacctctgtccatagttcatcaggcactctgtctatcagatctagtcccttaaatatgtttctcacttccactgtataatcataagggatttgatttaggtcatacctgaatgatctagtggttttccccactttcttcaatttcagtctgaatttggcaataaggagttcatgatctgagccatgccgtgtagggccacccaagatggacgggtcatggtggagaattctgacaaaatgtggtccattggagaagggaatggcaaaccacttcagtattcttgccttgagaaccccatgaacagtatgaaaagacaaaaagataggacactgaaagatgaactccccaggtctgtaggtgcccaatatgctactggagatcagtggagaaataactccaaaaagaatgaagagatggagccaaagcaaaaacaacacccagttgtggttgtgactggtgatggaagcaaggtctgatgctgtaaagagcaatattgcttaggaacctggaatgttaggtccatgaatcaaggcaaattcgaagtggtcaaacaggagatggcaagagtgaatatcgacattttaggaatcagcgaactaaaatggactggaatgggtgaatttaactcagatgaccattatatctactactgtgggcaagaatcccttagaagaaatggagtagccatcacagtcaacaaaagaatctgaaatgcagtacttggaagcagtctcaaaaatgacagaatgatctctgttcgtttccaaggtaaaccattcaatatcatggtaatccaagtctatgccccaaccagtaatgctgaagaaactgaagttgaacagctctatgaacacctacaagaccttctagaactaacacccaaaaaagatgtccttttcattttaggggactggaatgcaaaagtgggaagtcaagaaacacctggagtaacaggcaaatttggccttggagtacagaatgaagcagggtaaaggctaatagaattaggccaagagaacacactcatagcaaacaccctcttccaacaacacaagagaagactcttcacatggacatcaccagatggccaacactgaaatcagattgattatattctttgcagccgaagatggagaagctctatacagtcagcaaaaacaagaccgggagctgaccatggctcagatcatgaactccttattgccaaattcaaatttaaattgaagTGCAGCACAGCTGCAGTCAATGTGATGATGGCAAAGGGGGCCACGCCAGGAAGCGTGGGGAGTGACCCGAAGTTTCAGAAAAGAGTTAAATAAAACATGTACGTTCACCTTGTACGAGGAACACGCTGACGGGGTGGCTGTGAGACTCCACAGAGCCTGAGTGAGGACCCCACGAGCCTGGTCGTGCTGTCTTCCAGGCATCAGCTGGTGGTGAACAACCCCCCAAGGCCCGTGCGGCACGGCGACGTCGTGCAGCTGGTGCACGGCATGACCACCCGCCTCCTCAACACGTGAGTCCCTGCCGCTGCTCAGAGCAGGCGTGCCTGCATCACCACCTCGGGCCCCGCTCTGCAGTAGGTGtcgagggtggggaggggagacctCATTGATGGCGCGTGGGCTGGGAAGGAGAGTCCCATCCAGAGTGATGTGTGCGGTGCCCTGGCAGACGGGGGCACATGCTGAAAGGAGAAGCAAATTCAAGAAGGCCATGAGTTGGGGGACAGAGCACCTGACCTTTGGGCCACCTCTGCCGTCCTTCCACCTGGCCTCTTGGGTCAACCACGTGGCCTCAGGGACCTGCCCTGCCCCCTTGGACACCTGGGCTCTCCACGCCACGTCCGCCTTGTCCTCTCCCCCTTCTGCCATCACGGGGCTCCAGTCCCTCCTGTCCTCACTACCAGTCCTGCTGGGAATCGCCCACCTTCTGCAGATGGCAGGCACCCTCTGCAAAACAGAGGCAGTTTTCTGTCTGGAAACTCACGCTTGACCAACTTCACGTCTCTGCCAAGAGCCTCCAGGGATATCCAGCATGACCGTCACGCTCAGAATAACTCCCTACTCTCCCCTGGCCGCTGGCGCCCCCAGGACCCAGACCGCGAACTCCCTGGTAGACTTCATGCCAGTCACCCTAGCCCCCTGCTGTCCCAAAATGACCCCGTGCAGCCTCTCTGGGGCCTTTGCTCACTctgtctgcctggaatgttcttcagCTCAGACCCCACTGCCATCCCCACCATGGCccactctttcacttttttaaagaataattttattcatttatatttttggctgcactgggtcttcattgttgcctgcaggctactctctagttgtggtgcttgggcttctcatttcggcggcttctcttgtttcggagcactggctctagagctcaggcttcCGCAGTGGTGCCgcatgggctctgtagttgcagtccccaggctctagagcttgggctcagttgccctgcagcatgtgggatcttcctggagcagggatagagcccgtgtctcttgcattggcatgcagattctttaccactgagctgccaggaaagcccccatGTAGTCACTGAATTCAGGGGTCAGCTGAAATGTCCCTGCACCAAAAGCGTTTCTTGTGCACCGTGCCCTCCGGGGTCAGTGTTGTTTGTGGTGCTCACAGGGCCTGCAGTCATATTTGACTTTTCCAGGGTCGTGAGGGCCTCTTCCTTACCGCTCACTGTGGGTCCTCCCCGAGTGTGGTCCTGTGCAAAGTCCGACCAGGCATGGTTACCCTGAAAGTGAACAAGGGGAACTGATGTCCCTGGGTGCTTGTTTTGCAACAGTATTCTTGGTGCCTCAGCCATTTCCACGGCCTGGCGTCAGGGAGCCCCCAGTGGTCAGGCTGTGCTCCCGACTCGGTTTATCCTCTGCAAAGGGGATGGTGAGCCTGTGGTTTAGATGGACGTCCCCCTGCTTCCCCATCATGTGCATCCCTGGAGGCGTGGTCACCGCAGTGCCTCTGCCCTCCATGAGGGATTTAGCACCCTGGGAAATGGCAGCCGAGGTGCTTGAAGGTTGAGCTGGCTTTGTTTCCTGAAAAAAAGTggtttttttctctccttaaagAACAGTGAGTGCCTTTCAGGAGAGCTTGGGGTGCCCCCAGCAGCGTTGTTTGGTTTTCCAGGCACGACGTTGCAGCCCCCCTGAGCCCCCATGCACAGGAGGTTTCCTGCTACATTGACTACAACATCTCCATGCCCCCCCAGAACCTCTGGCGGCTGGTGAGTCCCTGGCCACCTTGAGCACGGGCATCACGGCCCTTTCCGAACCGCACTCTGGAACAAGTGACCCCCTGTTCTACAGAAAGGGGGAGCCAGGGGGTTTTCTTGTGTCCAGGAAGGAGCTGCAGGGTGGTGGGGTCTCAAAGTGCTGTGGGGAGGAGGCCCCTCCCACAGCTCGGCTCAGACCAGCTGCCTGGGCACCCCGGGAGACTCTTTGATCAACCCTTCCCTGGGGACAGGCAGGGCCATGGAGGAGCGGGGGCGATTTCTGGCACTGtccccctgggccctgggccctccTGCGGGTGAACCGCCGGCTCTTCTGGGTGGCACACTGTGTCCTGGGCCACGCCGCAGGAGGGAAGTTCCATGGCTGGGCTGCTGGACCCTCTGAAGTCAGGGTCATGAGTGCAAAAACGCAGCAGCAGGGCCGCGATCGCACTGGGCTTACTCTTGGGAGAGGTGTGCTCCGCTTCAGCCTCCATGGCCGCTGCCTCGTACCACCAGCCCCTCAATGAGTTCTCAATGCTGTGATGCAAAGCCAGGGGCCGTGAAGCCCACCTCTGTGTGCACAGCGGGGCCCGGGTGCTGGGTGCTGCACACAGGTGCGCCATGCAtctgcctctgcccctcccccgaGGCTGCTCTGATGTGGTTGTCACCCCAGCTGCTTGTCCCCAGGGTTGTCCTGAAGGTCCTGCCTGCTCCCCTCTTTGGTGAGGCCCATCGCTGaccccttctctgtgcctcagcccCTTTCACCCCCACCCGCCCTTTCAAGGACCTGAAGCTCCACGATGGGCCGAGAGGATGGCCAACCAGAGGGTGTGGCTTCCTTGTCCTGCTCCTGCTCAGCCCCTCGGGTGCTGGCTTGTCAGTAGCCATTGGACTTCCTGGGGTCGTGCCAGGTACCCGTAAGTTAAACCTGGCAGTGCCAAGCTCTTCCAGTGTCAGTTCTTTATTACCCATCACCAGGAGACCCCGCTCAGGGCACAGTCTTGCGGAGACAGTCTCTGGCCTTCCTCTGCACTGTCTTCATGTTTGGCCCGAGGTCTCAGGGAGCAGGCATCACAGAAGCTCAGGGAGGAGTATCATCCTTAAATCCCCACTGGAAAGGCTATCTGCATCTGGGGGAGGGTGgtgtctccacccccacccccagcacctctCACAGACCTCTGGAATAAAGTTGATGGCACTGATGGTCTGGGACCAGCCATGTCAGCTTCCCTTGGGCGACTGTCCCCTCATATCAGACCAAGCCAGTCTCACCGTGGTAACTGgtctttattttcacatttaaggAAATTTGATGAAGAGTGAACTAATGGCCCAGACCTGCTTTTACAGGACATTGTgaacagggagtcagacacggaTGTCTGGAAGACCATCTTGTCAGAGGTCCGCTTTGTGCATGTGAACACCTCGGCCATCCTCAAGGTCAGTGACACTGCCTCCCTGGTCCTGCCCAGAGGGACAGACTGAAGGGGGTTGTGGGGGGTTGCGGGGTCTCTGTAACTGCTCAGAACTGAACCCTGGCATGagctccctggaggagagccAATGCCCTTGTGGGTGACCTGGGGTGGGGTCCCCCCAGCTGGGCGGGCCCAGGCCCTCCATCACGATCCCCCCAACATCTTGCTTTGCCAGTTGAGTGGAGTGCCCCTCCCAGACTGGGGCTTTCGGCAGCTGGAAGTAGTCGGGGAGAAGCTGTCTTGGGGCTACCATGAGAGCACCGTGTGGAACGTGGAGGAGCACCGCTATGGCAGGAGTGAGCGCTCCTGGGGGCGGGGCAGCCTGTGGGCTCCAGGCCCACTGCAGACCTTCCCCCGCTCTCCCCCACGCCCTCCCAGGGCTGAAGTGGTGAGAGCTGTCTGCTGGGTGAGGGGGGCAGTGCCACCGGAAGGTGGGGCAAGGAGAGCTTTGGACTGGAAAGATGGCCAGGCGGGTGGGGGACCGTGGACCGTGTCTGGCGGGTTCTTTGGAAAACAGCGGCGGCTGCCCTGGGCGGCTCCCTGACCGGGTTCTGCTCGCGTCCTCCGGTCCCCGTGTGCCTGCCAGGCCAGGAGCAGAAGGAGAGGGAGCTGGAGCTGCACTCCCCAACCCAGGTGGACATCAGCAGGAACCTCAGCTTCATGGCCAGATTCTCCGAGCTGCAGGTGATGGGCCGGCAGAGGGACGGGTGACCTTGCTCCTCTCCGGGAAGGCCATGTGGTCTGCCCAGCATCAGCCTTCAAACTGGGACCTGACTCAGCAGGGAGGGCCGCTGCGTTCTGTCCTCTGTCCGTGTCATGCCTGGCACCGTCAGCCCCTGGCACCCCGGCCTTCCTGCCGTGTGGCTTTGCTGGCAGTAACTGTCAGGAGGCGAGGAAACACGCAGCAGTGTGGCACTGCTCCCAGGTCAGG includes:
- the POMT1 gene encoding protein O-mannosyl-transferase 1 isoform X1, with product MLGFLQHPVVVTAEVNLNMVALTAVGLLSRLWQLAYPRAVVFDEVYYGQYISFYMKRIFFLDGSGPPFGHMLLALGGYLGGFDGNFLWNRIGAEYSSNVPVWSLRLLPALSGALSVPMAYEIVWELGFSHCAATGAALLMLIENALITQSRLMLLESVLIFFNLLAVLSYLKFSNSQKHRPFSPRWWFWLVLTGVACSCAVGIKYVGVFTYLLVLGVAAVHAWHLIGDQTLSNVRVLCHLLARAAALVALPVLVYLLFFYAHLLLLYRSGPHDQVMSSAFQASLEGGLARVTQGQPLEVAFGSQVTLKNVFGQPVPCWLHSHQSTYPMIYENGRGSSHQQQVTCYPFKDVNNWWIVKDPGRHQLVVNNPPRPVRHGDVVQLVHGMTTRLLNTHDVAAPLSPHAQEVSCYIDYNISMPPQNLWRLDIVNRESDTDVWKTILSEVRFVHVNTSAILKLSGVPLPDWGFRQLEVVGEKLSWGYHESTVWNVEEHRYGRSQEQKERELELHSPTQVDISRNLSFMARFSELQWRMLTVRGDDSEHKYSSTPLDWVMLDTSIAYWLHPRTSAQIHLLGNVVIWASASLATLVYALLFVWYLLRRRRRVCDLPEDRWLRWVLAGALCAGGWAVNYLPFFLMEKTLFLYHYLPALTFQILLLPVVLEHVGDHLCRSQLQRSLFIALVVAWFTSACHVSNMLRPLTYGDRSLSPSELKALRWKDSWDILIRKY
- the POMT1 gene encoding protein O-mannosyl-transferase 1 isoform X2; the protein is MLGFLQHPVVVTAEVNLNMVALTAVGLLSRLWQLAYPRAVVFDEVYYGQYISFYMKRIFFLDGSGPPFGHMLLALGGYLGGFDGNFLWNRIGAEYSSNVPVWSLRLLPALSGALSVPMAYEIVWELGFSHCAATGAALLMLIENALITQSRLMLLESVLIFFNLLAVLSYLKFSNSQKHRPFSPRWWFWLVLTGVACSCAVGIKYVGVFTYLLVLGVAAVHAWHLIGDQTLSNVRVLCHLLARAAALVALPVLVYLLFFYAHLLLLYRSGPHDQVMSSAFQASLEGGLARVTQGQPLEVAFGSQVTLKNVFGQPVPCWLHSHQSTYPMIYENGRGSSHQQQVTCYPFKDVNNWWIVKDPGRHQLVVNNPPRPVRHGDVVQLVHGMTTRLLNTHDVAAPLSPHAQEVSCYIDYNISMPPQNLWRLDIVNRESDTDVWKTILSEVRFVHVNTSAILKLSGVPLPDWGFRQLEVVGEKLSWGYHESTVWNVEEHRYGRSQEQKERELELHSPTQVDISRNLSFMARFSELQAQIHLLGNVVIWASASLATLVYALLFVWYLLRRRRRVCDLPEDRWLRWVLAGALCAGGWAVNYLPFFLMEKTLFLYHYLPALTFQILLLPVVLEHVGDHLCRSQLQRSLFIALVVAWFTSACHVSNMLRPLTYGDRSLSPSELKALRWKDSWDILIRKY
- the POMT1 gene encoding protein O-mannosyl-transferase 1 isoform X3, with translation MAYEIVWELGFSHCAATGAALLMLIENALITQSRLMLLESVLIFFNLLAVLSYLKFSNSQKHRPFSPRWWFWLVLTGVACSCAVGIKYVGVFTYLLVLGVAAVHAWHLIGDQTLSNVRVLCHLLARAAALVALPVLVYLLFFYAHLLLLYRSGPHDQVMSSAFQASLEGGLARVTQGQPLEVAFGSQVTLKNVFGQPVPCWLHSHQSTYPMIYENGRGSSHQQQVTCYPFKDVNNWWIVKDPGRHQLVVNNPPRPVRHGDVVQLVHGMTTRLLNTHDVAAPLSPHAQEVSCYIDYNISMPPQNLWRLDIVNRESDTDVWKTILSEVRFVHVNTSAILKLSGVPLPDWGFRQLEVVGEKLSWGYHESTVWNVEEHRYGRSQEQKERELELHSPTQVDISRNLSFMARFSELQWRMLTVRGDDSEHKYSSTPLDWVMLDTSIAYWLHPRTSAQIHLLGNVVIWASASLATLVYALLFVWYLLRRRRRVCDLPEDRWLRWVLAGALCAGGWAVNYLPFFLMEKTLFLYHYLPALTFQILLLPVVLEHVGDHLCRSQLQRSLFIALVVAWFTSACHVSNMLRPLTYGDRSLSPSELKALRWKDSWDILIRKY